One window of Chamaesiphon minutus PCC 6605 genomic DNA carries:
- the trpD gene encoding anthranilate phosphoribosyltransferase gives MNTSTIPTEPIAWTLLLQQLLDKQSLSQQQATTLMQGWLQGDIPPVLSGAILAALEAKKVTAPELAGMAQVLQSPPIDYPFPVIDTCGTGGDGASTFNISTAVAFVAAAAGVKVAKHGSRSASSRVGSADVLEALGVRLSAPAERVKAALDSAGITFLFAPGWHPAMKAVAPLRQELKIRTVFNSIGPLVNPLRPTGQIIGIGTPHLLETMAAAAGILGTRQAIVLHGRERLDEAGLGDLTDLAILTDGRVELTSIDPVELGLTPAPITALKGGDVTENAAILTAVLQGKGTAIQHNVIALNASLALQIGGIIPLGAHQQGIAIAQTILSSGTAWDKLTELVDFLAA, from the coding sequence ATGAACACCTCCACCATCCCCACTGAACCGATCGCCTGGACACTACTACTCCAACAACTGCTAGACAAACAATCCCTGAGCCAGCAGCAAGCCACCACACTCATGCAGGGCTGGTTGCAAGGTGACATCCCGCCTGTTTTGTCTGGGGCGATTTTAGCCGCACTCGAAGCCAAAAAAGTGACCGCCCCCGAACTAGCTGGGATGGCGCAAGTACTACAATCTCCGCCGATCGACTATCCCTTCCCAGTCATTGATACTTGTGGGACTGGGGGCGATGGCGCATCGACCTTTAATATCTCTACCGCAGTAGCGTTTGTAGCCGCAGCAGCAGGGGTAAAAGTGGCAAAACATGGAAGTAGGTCTGCATCGAGTCGCGTCGGTTCTGCGGACGTTTTAGAGGCTCTGGGAGTCAGATTGTCAGCTCCGGCAGAGCGGGTAAAAGCAGCTTTGGATAGTGCGGGGATTACCTTTTTATTCGCCCCTGGCTGGCATCCGGCGATGAAAGCTGTTGCTCCTTTACGCCAAGAATTGAAGATTCGGACAGTATTCAATTCGATCGGCCCACTTGTCAATCCACTGCGTCCGACGGGACAAATTATTGGCATCGGGACGCCGCACCTGCTCGAAACAATGGCTGCCGCTGCCGGAATTTTGGGGACGCGCCAAGCGATCGTGCTGCACGGACGCGAACGCTTAGATGAGGCGGGTTTGGGCGATCTAACAGATTTGGCAATTTTAACCGACGGACGGGTAGAACTGACTAGTATCGATCCGGTGGAATTGGGACTGACACCCGCACCGATTACTGCCCTCAAAGGCGGCGATGTCACTGAAAATGCCGCAATTCTCACGGCGGTTCTTCAAGGCAAAGGGACTGCGATCCAGCATAATGTCATCGCGCTCAATGCCAGCTTGGCTCTCCAAATTGGTGGAATCATACCGCTAGGCGCACATCAACAGGGCATCGCGATCGCTCAAACCATCTTGAGTAGCGGCACAGCTTGGGATAAATTGACAGAATTAGTCGATTTTTTGGCGGCGTAG
- a CDS encoding photosystem I assembly protein Ycf4, with protein MSTTTSTVNSTVLSQPVLGSRRFSNYFWAVVVSIGGVGFLLAGLSSYFHTNLLPVGNPLELTFYPQGIAMTFYGVAGTLLATYLWVAILLDIGGGYNKFDREAGEITIFRNGFPGKNRRIELKSNMADAQAVRVDIKDGLSPRRTLYVRIKGRREIPLTRVGEPISITELETQGANLAQFLGVPLEGL; from the coding sequence ATGTCTACTACAACATCCACCGTAAATTCCACGGTTTTGTCCCAACCAGTATTGGGTTCGCGCCGCTTTAGTAACTACTTTTGGGCAGTAGTCGTTTCCATTGGTGGTGTCGGCTTCTTATTGGCTGGACTGTCTAGTTACTTTCACACTAACTTGCTACCCGTCGGCAATCCACTAGAATTGACATTCTATCCTCAAGGTATTGCGATGACGTTCTATGGTGTCGCAGGTACCCTGTTAGCTACTTACTTATGGGTGGCAATTCTCCTCGATATCGGTGGCGGTTATAATAAATTCGATCGCGAAGCTGGCGAAATCACCATTTTCCGCAACGGTTTCCCTGGCAAAAATCGCCGGATCGAACTCAAAAGTAACATGGCTGACGCGCAAGCCGTCAGAGTGGATATCAAAGACGGACTCAGCCCCCGCCGCACGCTCTACGTCCGCATCAAAGGTCGTCGCGAAATTCCCCTCACTCGCGTTGGCGAACCAATTTCCATCACCGAGCTAGAAACCCAAGGCGCGAATCTCGCTCAGTTTTTGGGAGTACCTTTGGAAGGACTGTAA
- a CDS encoding vWA domain-containing protein — translation MQVALETVISDPQVDISQGNNQRQLSIEVSALAEPEDRKLPLNLCLILDHSGSMKGTPLTTVKQAARELIKGLKPEDRLSIVAFDHQAEVIVPCQQVTDFEDIFAKIDKLQAAGGTAIDAGIKLGITQLIEGKQDRVSHAFILTDGENEHGDDERCLKLAGFATESNFTLNTLGFGENWNQNMLEKIADTAAGTLAYIEEAAQAVSEFGRIFNRMQSVGLTNAYLQLELKPKVRLAELKPVAQVAPDTIELAVEDDGNLQVVRLGDLMKDLSRVILVNTYIGQLAEGEQSIATLRIRYDDPATGATNLLTPPVDVNVTVTRNHQPAVDENVQQQTLALAKYRQTQLAEQKLQQGDRAGAATLLQTAAKTALQMGDTNAATVLQSNATILQGGDDLSEAEKKKTRMVSKTILQ, via the coding sequence ATGCAAGTTGCGCTCGAAACCGTAATCAGCGATCCGCAAGTAGATATCAGTCAAGGTAACAATCAGCGGCAGTTATCGATCGAGGTATCAGCTTTAGCCGAACCAGAAGATCGTAAATTACCGCTGAATTTGTGTTTGATTTTAGACCACAGCGGCTCGATGAAAGGTACGCCTTTAACTACCGTCAAGCAGGCGGCAAGGGAATTAATTAAAGGTCTAAAACCCGAAGATCGGTTGTCGATAGTGGCATTCGATCATCAGGCGGAAGTAATCGTCCCTTGTCAGCAAGTCACCGATTTTGAAGATATTTTTGCCAAGATCGATAAATTGCAAGCCGCTGGCGGTACCGCGATCGATGCGGGCATTAAACTAGGAATTACTCAATTAATCGAAGGCAAACAAGATCGGGTATCTCACGCTTTTATTCTTACCGATGGTGAAAACGAACACGGGGATGACGAGCGGTGTCTGAAATTAGCTGGATTTGCTACCGAGAGTAATTTTACGCTCAATACACTGGGTTTTGGTGAAAATTGGAACCAAAACATGCTCGAAAAAATTGCCGATACCGCCGCAGGTACCCTCGCCTATATTGAAGAAGCCGCTCAAGCTGTCAGTGAATTCGGACGGATCTTCAACCGGATGCAATCAGTCGGCTTGACAAATGCGTATCTGCAACTAGAATTAAAACCCAAAGTGCGGCTTGCCGAACTCAAACCCGTCGCACAAGTGGCCCCCGATACGATCGAGTTAGCTGTCGAAGATGATGGCAATCTCCAGGTAGTTCGGCTCGGAGATTTGATGAAAGATCTCTCGCGGGTAATCTTGGTAAATACTTATATCGGACAACTAGCCGAAGGCGAACAATCGATCGCGACGCTGCGGATTCGCTATGACGATCCGGCTACAGGTGCCACCAATCTACTGACGCCACCCGTAGATGTGAATGTAACTGTCACGCGCAATCATCAACCCGCTGTTGATGAAAACGTCCAACAACAAACGCTTGCATTAGCTAAATATCGCCAAACTCAACTCGCCGAACAAAAACTCCAACAAGGCGATCGTGCAGGCGCAGCCACCCTGCTTCAAACCGCAGCCAAAACCGCTCTGCAAATGGGCGATACCAATGCCGCTACCGTGTTGCAATCTAACGCAACGATCTTACAAGGTGGCGACGATCTCTCGGAAGCTGAGAAGAAAAAAACGCGGATGGTATCGAAAACGATTTTGCAATAA
- a CDS encoding DUF1348 family protein, producing METKPPLPPFTLETATAKIQAAEDAWNTRNPERVALAYTEDSEWRNRAEFFSGRAKIREFLTRKWAKELDYRLKKELWCFMDNKIAVRFEYEYHNDAGEWYRAYGNENWEFAPNGLMMRRFASINDLPISESDRKFRWERPI from the coding sequence ATGGAAACCAAACCACCACTCCCACCATTTACGCTAGAAACTGCGACAGCCAAAATCCAAGCGGCTGAAGATGCCTGGAATACACGCAATCCAGAACGGGTGGCATTAGCCTACACCGAAGATTCGGAGTGGCGCAATCGAGCGGAATTCTTTAGCGGACGCGCCAAAATTAGAGAGTTTCTGACGCGCAAGTGGGCAAAAGAACTCGATTACCGCCTTAAAAAAGAACTCTGGTGCTTTATGGACAATAAAATTGCGGTGCGGTTTGAGTATGAGTACCACAATGATGCTGGCGAATGGTATCGCGCCTATGGCAACGAAAACTGGGAATTTGCCCCCAATGGACTGATGATGCGACGGTTTGCTAGTATTAACGATCTGCCGATCTCGGAATCCGATCGCAAGTTTCGCTGGGAACGCCCCATATAA
- a CDS encoding alpha-E domain-containing protein, with product MLSRVANSIYWLNRYIERAENIARFVDVNLNLLLDSIIIDDRQWEPIVMTTGDLDIFYSRYGAATAENVVQFLTYDEKYPNSILSCLQFARENARSIQEIISSEMWEQVNSFYFMVRDAAAATVKPELPEFLAAVKMASHQFAGVMDATMSHNEGWHFGQIGRSIERADKTARILDVKYFIILPNGVGSSLDELQWIALLKSASAYEMYRKIYRRINPTDIARFLIFDRQFPRSILYCLNATEKCLYLISGNHLDTGCNLAERQLGRLRSELDFLSLEEVIQRGLHEFLDETQSRLNLLSNEISKTFLTIDERVTL from the coding sequence ATGCTCAGCCGCGTTGCTAACTCCATTTACTGGCTCAACCGTTATATCGAACGGGCCGAAAATATCGCTCGATTCGTCGATGTTAACCTGAATTTATTACTCGATAGTATCATCATAGACGATCGTCAGTGGGAACCGATCGTCATGACTACAGGCGATTTAGACATTTTTTACAGCCGATATGGTGCCGCCACAGCCGAAAACGTCGTGCAGTTTCTCACCTATGATGAAAAATATCCCAACTCAATTTTGTCTTGTCTGCAATTTGCTCGCGAGAATGCTCGATCGATTCAAGAAATTATCTCGTCAGAGATGTGGGAGCAGGTCAATAGTTTCTACTTTATGGTAAGAGATGCCGCCGCTGCTACTGTCAAACCAGAGTTGCCAGAGTTTTTGGCAGCGGTAAAAATGGCCAGTCACCAATTTGCTGGCGTGATGGATGCCACGATGTCGCACAATGAGGGATGGCACTTCGGGCAGATCGGCAGATCGATCGAACGCGCTGATAAAACAGCCCGAATTTTGGATGTCAAGTACTTTATTATTTTGCCCAATGGTGTCGGCTCATCCCTAGATGAATTGCAATGGATTGCCTTACTCAAGTCGGCTAGTGCTTATGAAATGTATCGCAAAATTTACCGCCGAATTAACCCGACAGATATCGCTCGATTTTTGATCTTCGATCGACAGTTTCCCAGATCGATTCTGTACTGTCTCAATGCTACTGAAAAATGCTTGTACCTAATTAGCGGCAATCATCTCGATACTGGCTGCAATTTAGCCGAACGCCAGTTGGGAAGACTGCGCTCGGAGTTAGACTTTCTGTCGCTCGAAGAAGTCATTCAACGGGGATTGCATGAATTTCTGGACGAAACGCAAAGTCGGCTCAATCTCCTTTCTAACGAGATTAGTAAGACTTTTTTGACGATCGATGAGCGGGTGACATTATGA
- a CDS encoding transglutaminase family protein, whose translation MSVYQIEHVINYAYDRPVTFAPHQLRLYPRSNIHQSVLSCELSLSPTPQKLVATVDLDGNNALVAWFDDNPATHLQIRAHSTVASHLTDPFDYFLEPWATQLPIDYPVSLSEQLQPYLAGYLARSLDPIAAALAGEIWHTVNGNLLDFLTKLNQQIYHNCNYTLRDTGAALPPGIVWQNRAGSCRDFAVLFIEVCRAVGLAGRFVSGYEVGADTDERHLHAWAEIYLPGAGWRGYDPTHGLVVAQHHIAITAAPFPAQTTPVAGKLRTLGAISTTMSYQLTIQKT comes from the coding sequence ATGAGTGTCTACCAGATCGAACATGTCATCAATTATGCCTACGATCGACCAGTAACTTTTGCACCGCATCAGTTACGGTTGTACCCGCGCTCGAATATCCATCAATCAGTGCTCAGTTGCGAGCTGTCGCTCTCACCCACTCCTCAAAAACTCGTCGCAACTGTCGATCTCGATGGCAATAATGCGCTCGTCGCTTGGTTTGACGATAATCCAGCAACCCACCTCCAAATTCGCGCTCACAGCACTGTAGCTAGCCATCTTACCGATCCTTTCGACTATTTCTTAGAGCCGTGGGCGACTCAGCTCCCGATCGATTATCCCGTTTCGCTCTCTGAGCAACTACAACCCTATCTAGCAGGCTATCTCGCCCGTTCGCTCGATCCGATCGCCGCAGCATTAGCTGGAGAAATTTGGCATACCGTCAATGGCAATCTGCTCGATTTTCTGACTAAACTCAATCAGCAGATTTACCATAATTGTAACTATACCCTCCGCGATACCGGAGCCGCACTCCCGCCTGGAATTGTCTGGCAAAATCGCGCTGGCTCCTGTCGGGATTTTGCCGTACTATTTATTGAAGTCTGCCGAGCTGTGGGCTTGGCGGGGCGATTTGTCAGTGGCTACGAGGTTGGAGCCGATACCGACGAACGACACCTTCATGCTTGGGCAGAAATATATCTGCCTGGAGCGGGCTGGCGGGGCTACGATCCCACTCATGGCTTGGTAGTTGCCCAACACCATATCGCGATTACTGCTGCCCCCTTCCCCGCCCAAACAACCCCCGTAGCGGGTAAATTACGGACGCTTGGTGCAATTTCTACTACGATGAGCTATCAATTAACTATTCAAAAAACCTGA
- a CDS encoding circularly permuted type 2 ATP-grasp protein codes for MKIDSYQPGEFYDELFLPDGNPRSIAATLIEKIGSLSLTELHQQQQLAQSTLLRMGVTFNVYSNDLGTEKIIPFDIIPRTVAEGEWQWLERGLKQRIHALNIFLDDIYGRQQIVVDGIIPQAAIYSASGFLKPCMGLKPPQGIWCHITGTDLVRDRDGSWYVLEDNLRCPSGVSYVLENRQVMKSTFGRLFEKMQILPVEDYPSRLLETLLHVAPESVIDPTVVVLTPGIYNSAYFEHSFLARQMGVQLVEARDLTIENGRLQMRTTKGLQQVDVVYRRIDDEFIDPLAFRADSLLGVPGLMDVYRAGKVAIANAPGTGVADDKVIYAYVPAIVKYYLDEDLIIPNVPTYECWEKTQRQYVLENLDKLVVKAASESGGYGMLIGTHSTPEDRSEFAAKITANPRNYIAQPTLCLSRVPTLFPDGIDGRHVDLRPYILNGKEIYINPGGLTRVALKKDSLVVNSSQGGGTKDTWVVRGEHQ; via the coding sequence ATGAAAATAGACAGTTACCAACCTGGTGAATTTTATGATGAATTGTTTTTGCCTGACGGCAATCCGCGATCGATCGCCGCAACTCTGATCGAAAAAATTGGCAGCCTATCTTTAACAGAGCTGCACCAGCAGCAACAGTTAGCCCAAAGCACCCTCTTGAGGATGGGCGTAACTTTTAATGTCTACAGCAACGATCTCGGTACCGAAAAAATCATCCCTTTCGATATCATTCCGCGTACTGTTGCTGAGGGCGAATGGCAATGGCTAGAACGAGGTTTAAAACAGCGCATCCACGCTCTCAATATATTTCTTGACGATATTTACGGACGACAACAGATCGTGGTCGATGGCATCATTCCGCAAGCCGCGATCTATTCAGCCAGTGGCTTTCTCAAGCCATGTATGGGATTGAAACCACCACAGGGCATCTGGTGTCATATTACGGGTACGGACTTGGTACGCGATCGCGATGGCAGTTGGTATGTGCTCGAAGATAATCTGCGCTGTCCATCTGGAGTATCCTATGTCCTCGAAAATCGACAGGTAATGAAGTCCACTTTCGGGCGTTTATTTGAGAAAATGCAGATTCTCCCAGTCGAAGACTATCCCAGTCGGCTATTAGAAACTTTGTTACATGTAGCTCCCGAATCTGTCATCGATCCGACTGTTGTTGTCTTGACCCCAGGAATTTATAACTCTGCCTATTTCGAGCATTCTTTTTTGGCACGACAAATGGGGGTGCAATTAGTCGAAGCTAGGGATCTGACGATCGAAAATGGTCGGCTCCAGATGAGAACTACTAAAGGTTTGCAGCAGGTAGATGTGGTGTATCGGCGGATCGATGATGAGTTTATCGATCCGCTGGCTTTTCGTGCCGATTCGCTGTTGGGAGTGCCGGGATTGATGGATGTCTACCGTGCGGGTAAAGTCGCGATCGCCAATGCGCCAGGTACGGGCGTGGCCGATGATAAAGTAATTTATGCCTATGTGCCAGCGATCGTCAAATACTATTTGGATGAAGATCTAATTATCCCTAACGTGCCTACCTATGAATGTTGGGAAAAGACGCAACGCCAATACGTACTCGAAAATTTAGATAAACTAGTCGTCAAAGCCGCTAGCGAGTCGGGCGGTTACGGGATGCTCATCGGTACTCACTCTACACCTGAAGATCGGAGCGAATTTGCCGCCAAAATTACCGCCAATCCCCGCAACTATATCGCACAACCAACTCTATGTCTCTCGCGGGTGCCGACGCTATTCCCAGATGGCATTGATGGGAGACATGTCGATTTACGCCCGTACATTCTCAATGGCAAAGAAATCTATATCAATCCTGGTGGACTCACACGAGTAGCATTAAAAAAAGATTCTCTAGTCGTCAATTCTTCTCAAGGTGGCGGTACTAAAGATACTTGGGTAGTCAGGGGCGAACATCAATAA